A stretch of DNA from Cannabis sativa cultivar Pink pepper isolate KNU-18-1 chromosome X, ASM2916894v1, whole genome shotgun sequence:
TTGCACTTCCCTTTGAAAAACTCATTCTTATGACTAGTTGAAGAAGAGCTTGCTTGTCCATTTCCCTTAGGATTGGTGGCTTTCTTCTTATGAAACCTTTGGTCACTAGAGTTGTTGGGAGTGAACTTTCTCTTGTGAGAATTGTTTGGATTGGTCACCATGGAGATACTTCTTGCTCTCTTCTTTTTCATGTCCTCTTCTTCTTTGGCAAGAATAGCAGTCATCTCCTCAATGGTCCACTGCTCCTTTTGAGCATTGTAGCTTGATCTGATCGAATCAAATTGAGAAGGAATGGTTTCCATCACAAACCACACCATGTAATCCTCACCAAGATCCAATCCCATGCCCTTGAGCTTTTGGTAACAACCCATGAGCTTGTCAATGTGAGCTCTAATGTCACCCGTATCAGTGTAATTAGTGCGATGGAACAAAGTTAAGCACtcatttttctcattctttGAGAACTTCTTATACTTTTCCTTAATGGCAGCAAGAAAATCTTTTGCATTTTCAGTTTGAGGAATACTATCACGAATGGACTCATCC
This window harbors:
- the LOC133031931 gene encoding uncharacterized protein LOC133031931; the encoded protein is MHLMVIALVSHSALSVPRNSAMLTLNGTNHKQWVESLMLNLTLMRVDLALRVDAPPKPADDATEKDKKSYEDWEHSNCCCLMLMRYHMDESIRDSIPQTENAKDFLAAIKEKYKKFSKNEKNECLTLFHRTNYTDTGDIRAHIDKLMGCYQKLKGMGLDLGEDYMVWFVMETIPSQFDSIRSSYNAQKEQWTIEEMTAILAKEEEDMKKKRARSISMVTNPNNSHKRKFTPNNSSDQRFHKKKATNPKGNGQASSSSTSHKNEFFKGKCNFCQCFGHKKADCRKLKAHLEKKGSDKSKKAE